A window of Desulfuromonas soudanensis genomic DNA:
CGACTACCGTCCCCCCGAAAAAATCCGCCGATCTCTACTACCAGGAGGGAGAAGAGTTCTTCGCCAGGGAGCAGTACGCCGACGCCATCGCCGCCTGGGAGAAGGTCCGCGACTCCTATTTTTCCCCGGAACTCAACGCCCGGGCCGAATTGAAGATTGCCGAGGCCCATTTCATGGCCGAAGAGTACGTGGAAGCGGCCGCCGCCTACGAAGACTTCCTTAAACAGCACCCCGACCACGAAGAGACCCCCCAGGTCCTCTACCGACTGGGGATGTCCTACTACCAGCAAATTCTCTCGGCGGATCGGGACCAGACCGCCACCAACAACGCCCTGGCCACCTTCCAGAGTTACCTCAAGCGCTATCCCGGCGATCCCCGCGAGGAAGAAATCAAGGGTCTTATCGAACGCTGCAAATTGCGCCTGGCCGAGCATGAGCTCTACGTCGGTCGCTTCTACCAGCGCACCGGCGAAGCCAGGGCTGCGATTCACCGCCTCGAGGCGCTCCTGGCGACCTATCCGGCCTTCGCCAAAAAGGACGAGGCCTACTTCTATCTCGGCCAGGCCTATCTTCAGGCCGGGGAGAGGGAAAAGGCCGTAAATACCTTTAACGCCCTGTACCGGGAGTTCCCCGGCAGCAAATATGTCCCCAAGGGGCAAAAGATCCTGGAAAAGGATTATTGATCGGCCGGATACAGCTCCCTCGACGCTCTTGTCGAGGGAGCTTTTTCTTCGGCGTCAATCGACGAAAGGCCCCCAGTCCGGACAGCGGAAAAAGGATGTTTTTGCTTGACTTGCCGTTTACGGCATATTATAAAAATCGGCATCCTATAACGGAATTTTAAAAACATGGCCAAGGCCACTTGAGTTTTTCGGCATTTGGCTTTTTTTTATTGCAGAACCTCACCAATTCAAGCTATTGCCCCTTCGGGGGACGCCAAGAGCACAAATCACCACTGTTTTAATTCATTCCTGCAGAGTCCGTTCGGAACGCACCACTTCGGGCGCTACCGGC
This region includes:
- a CDS encoding outer membrane protein assembly factor BamD, coding for MKKLILAAALLFLAAACATTTVPPKKSADLYYQEGEEFFAREQYADAIAAWEKVRDSYFSPELNARAELKIAEAHFMAEEYVEAAAAYEDFLKQHPDHEETPQVLYRLGMSYYQQILSADRDQTATNNALATFQSYLKRYPGDPREEEIKGLIERCKLRLAEHELYVGRFYQRTGEARAAIHRLEALLATYPAFAKKDEAYFYLGQAYLQAGEREKAVNTFNALYREFPGSKYVPKGQKILEKDY